One Deinococcus sp. LM3 genomic region harbors:
- a CDS encoding dipeptide epimerase produces MTAATSPALSWETLDLHTAQPFGIARWTHSTYPRTFVTLTHAGLTGQGEAAPNAFYGETRGTVEAVLPLLADALSDPWDWDGLHARLSARMPHDHPSVKCALEMAAVEWCAQAAGVPVWRLLGLSPAPLPESSYTVSIADTAAMRTQARDAVARGHGVLKVKLGTDRDEAILEALREEAPHAALRVDANAAWTRTQARRMLGVLDAARVEFVEQPLAAGDLDGHAALRAVSTVPIVADESLHHVSDVIALACAFDGVNLKLAKLGGPLQALAAMRLARAHGLQVMMGCMIESSLGIAAAAHLAGACDWADLDGALLLADDPFTGLEWQAGHLTRPTGTGWGVRRA; encoded by the coding sequence GTGACCGCCGCGACCTCCCCCGCACTGAGCTGGGAGACGCTGGACCTGCACACGGCGCAACCGTTCGGGATTGCCCGCTGGACGCACAGCACGTACCCGCGCACCTTCGTCACCCTGACGCACGCGGGCCTGACCGGGCAGGGCGAGGCCGCCCCGAACGCCTTCTACGGCGAGACACGCGGCACCGTCGAGGCGGTCCTGCCGCTCCTGGCGGACGCCCTGAGCGACCCCTGGGACTGGGACGGCCTGCACGCCCGCCTTTCGGCCCGGATGCCTCACGACCATCCCAGCGTGAAGTGCGCGCTGGAGATGGCGGCCGTCGAGTGGTGCGCGCAGGCGGCGGGCGTCCCGGTCTGGCGGTTGCTGGGCCTGAGCCCCGCGCCGCTGCCCGAGAGCAGTTACACGGTCAGCATCGCGGATACCGCCGCCATGCGCACCCAGGCGCGGGACGCGGTCGCGCGTGGGCACGGTGTCCTGAAGGTCAAGCTCGGCACGGACCGCGACGAGGCGATCCTCGAGGCGCTGCGCGAGGAAGCGCCGCACGCCGCGCTGCGCGTGGACGCGAACGCCGCCTGGACGCGCACGCAGGCCCGCCGGATGCTGGGCGTGCTGGACGCCGCCCGCGTGGAATTCGTCGAGCAACCCCTGGCGGCCGGCGACCTTGACGGGCACGCGGCGCTGCGGGCCGTGTCCACCGTGCCCATCGTCGCGGACGAGAGCCTGCACCACGTCTCGGACGTGATCGCGCTGGCCTGCGCCTTCGACGGCGTGAACCTGAAACTCGCGAAGCTGGGCGGTCCCCTCCAGGCCCTCGCGGCCATGAGGCTGGCGCGCGCGCACGGCCTGCAGGTCATGATGGGCTGCATGATCGAGAGCAGCCTCGGCATCGCCGCCGCCGCGCACCTCGCCGGAGCGTGCGACTGGGCCGACCTGGACGGCGCGCTCCTGCTGGCCGACGATCCGTTCACCGGACTGGAATGGCAGGCCGGGCACCTGACCCGCCCGACCGGCACCGGCTGGGGCGTACGCCGCGCATGA
- a CDS encoding SH3 domain-containing C40 family peptidase, protein MSPTDVVLDARVHAFDPAMRMAEEALRGQLEGAGWRFVQPMAAVTGRSRLSLRAAPDADSAQVSEALPGEPLELLWEDGTGWARVRTVHDGYLGWARADGLLPRGPSGNGEVTVTALRAHAFAGPRISRPVLTELALGARLTRAFGEVVEEQHRRWVPVILPDGADAWVQEVALTARLDVDMAELALRFVETPYLWGGRSAWGLDCSGLTQLVYGAFGRALPRDADQQQAALMPVQTARRGDLVFFPGHVGVMLDDRTLVHANATHMRVSVETLGEGEYGARLQADLSGFGRWTQ, encoded by the coding sequence GTGAGTCCCACTGATGTCGTTCTGGATGCGCGTGTGCACGCGTTCGATCCGGCCATGCGCATGGCCGAGGAGGCCCTGCGGGGCCAGCTGGAGGGGGCCGGGTGGCGGTTCGTGCAGCCGATGGCGGCCGTGACGGGCCGCTCGCGCCTGAGCCTGCGCGCGGCCCCAGACGCCGATTCGGCGCAGGTCAGCGAGGCCCTGCCGGGTGAGCCGCTGGAGTTGCTGTGGGAGGACGGGACCGGCTGGGCGCGCGTGCGGACCGTGCATGACGGCTACCTGGGCTGGGCGCGGGCGGACGGGTTGCTGCCGCGCGGGCCGTCCGGGAACGGCGAGGTGACGGTCACGGCGCTGCGGGCACATGCCTTCGCGGGGCCGCGCATCAGCCGCCCGGTCCTGACGGAACTGGCGCTGGGTGCGCGTCTAACACGGGCGTTCGGGGAGGTCGTCGAGGAGCAGCACCGCCGCTGGGTGCCGGTCATCCTGCCGGACGGTGCGGACGCCTGGGTGCAGGAGGTGGCCCTGACCGCCCGGCTGGACGTGGACATGGCGGAACTGGCGCTGCGGTTCGTGGAGACGCCGTACCTGTGGGGTGGTCGCAGCGCGTGGGGGCTGGACTGCTCGGGCCTGACGCAGCTCGTGTACGGCGCGTTTGGGCGGGCGTTGCCGCGTGACGCGGACCAGCAGCAGGCGGCCCTGATGCCCGTGCAGACGGCGCGGCGCGGTGATCTGGTGTTCTTCCCCGGTCACGTGGGTGTCATGCTGGACGACCGTACCCTGGTCCACGCGAACGCCACGCACATGCGCGTGAGTGTCGAGACGCTCGGCGAGGGCGAGTACGGCGCGCGGCTCCAGGCGGACCTGAGCGGGTTCGGGCGGTGGACGCAGTGA
- a CDS encoding histidine phosphatase family protein, whose amino-acid sequence MHLVLIRHAQSLNNRLYAQTGGKEGRHPDPPLSDLGFEQARLLGEAANRIPHLGSLTHLYSSLTTRAVQTVAPLATALSLPVQGADTLHEIGGLYLGQMTGPRTPTAGQTRQTLQRICPELRWPAHLDGRAAWDGGFEENDAQVYADRARTVLNDLRARHAVTDRVGLVTHQNFAQFLLAALLGSPLSRLPAKLVLDNTATCELELGPRSTRLLFLNRHDHLPGHLVTN is encoded by the coding sequence GTGCATCTCGTGCTGATCCGTCACGCCCAGTCCCTCAACAACCGGCTGTACGCACAGACGGGCGGTAAGGAGGGGCGGCATCCGGACCCGCCCCTGAGCGACCTGGGCTTCGAGCAGGCGCGGTTGCTCGGCGAGGCCGCCAACCGCATTCCGCACCTCGGGTCGCTGACGCACCTGTACAGCAGCCTCACCACGCGCGCCGTCCAGACGGTGGCCCCGCTGGCGACGGCCCTCTCGTTGCCTGTTCAGGGAGCGGACACGCTGCACGAGATCGGCGGGTTGTACCTGGGTCAGATGACCGGCCCGCGCACGCCCACCGCCGGGCAGACCCGGCAGACGCTGCAACGGATCTGCCCTGAGCTGCGCTGGCCCGCCCATCTGGACGGCCGGGCTGCCTGGGACGGCGGCTTCGAGGAGAACGACGCGCAGGTCTACGCAGACCGCGCCCGGACGGTCCTGAACGACCTGCGGGCCCGCCACGCCGTGACGGATCGCGTGGGCCTAGTCACGCACCAGAACTTCGCGCAGTTCCTGCTGGCCGCGCTACTGGGCAGTCCTCTGAGCCGACTGCCTGCCAAACTGGTGCTGGATAACACCGCCACCTGCGAGCTGGAACTCGGGCCGCGCAGCACCCGGCTGCTGTTCCTGAACCGGCATGATCACCTGCCCGGGCACCTCGTGACGAACTGA
- a CDS encoding membrane dipeptidase — MTDTHLPGTHLIDGHLDLAMNLLDGRDLTLPLDALRAADPVPGQTATVTLPELRDAQVRVCFGTLFALPRSADTPGGYTDHAGARAQALAQLDAYHRLQDAGHLTLLTSATAVTAHLNTLDAPLGVVLLMEGADPIRDAADLPFWVERGVRVIGPAWGRTRHAGGTDAPGPLTPAGMDLVTAMRDLNVTLDASHLDDHAFWDAAQIGPRLIATHANSRALVPGNRHLTDDMARAIAAADGVIGLVLLNRFIRPLPEGSLDRVPLAALADHARHYADLIGWDRVALGTDLDGGFGAEKTPAGIDRYAHVPRLLDELPAHARAGVAAGNWARWLTTHL, encoded by the coding sequence ATGACCGACACGCACCTGCCCGGCACCCACCTGATCGACGGGCACCTGGATCTCGCCATGAACCTGCTGGACGGCCGGGACCTGACCCTCCCGCTGGACGCCCTGCGCGCCGCTGACCCCGTGCCGGGGCAGACAGCGACCGTGACCCTCCCGGAACTGAGGGACGCGCAGGTCCGCGTGTGCTTCGGCACGCTGTTCGCCCTGCCACGCAGCGCCGACACGCCCGGCGGCTACACCGACCACGCCGGAGCACGCGCGCAGGCCCTGGCGCAACTGGACGCCTACCACCGCCTGCAGGACGCCGGGCACCTGACCCTCCTCACCTCGGCCACCGCGGTGACAGCACACCTGAATACGCTGGACGCCCCGCTCGGCGTGGTCCTGCTGATGGAAGGCGCCGACCCCATCCGGGACGCCGCCGACCTGCCCTTCTGGGTCGAGCGGGGCGTGCGCGTCATCGGGCCTGCCTGGGGCCGCACCCGTCACGCCGGCGGCACCGACGCCCCCGGACCGCTCACGCCCGCCGGGATGGACCTCGTGACTGCCATGCGGGACCTGAACGTCACGCTGGACGCCTCGCACCTCGACGATCACGCCTTCTGGGACGCCGCGCAGATCGGGCCACGCCTGATCGCCACGCACGCCAACAGCCGCGCCCTGGTGCCCGGCAACCGCCACCTGACCGACGACATGGCCCGCGCCATCGCCGCAGCGGACGGCGTGATCGGACTGGTCCTCCTGAACCGCTTCATCCGCCCGCTCCCGGAAGGCAGCCTGGACCGCGTGCCCCTGGCCGCGCTGGCCGACCACGCCCGCCACTACGCCGACCTGATCGGCTGGGACCGCGTGGCCCTCGGGACCGACCTGGACGGAGGCTTCGGCGCCGAGAAGACCCCCGCCGGTATCGACCGCTACGCTCACGTGCCCCGCCTGCTGGACGAACTGCCCGCGCACGCCCGCGCTGGGGTGGCCGCCGGGAACTGGGCACGCTGGCTCACCACCCACCTGTAA
- a CDS encoding HAD family phosphatase — MTSQPPLRAVLFDRDDTIAYTDPGVYREAALWAAQTFGLDPREVGAGMQAQWQERAFSWWHLRTQAQEDAFWDEYSLELAGRLNLTPTQAAQLSARYPYEAFMKPVPDARTVLEGLRARGLRLGVLSNTLPSIDRTLAFLGLGDLIDVAVATCAVGIHKPDPGAYRHALHALGLDAPEVLFIDDKAENVDAARALGLHAALIDLKGETPDALHSLGEVAGLVDRIGVASPTAAAR; from the coding sequence ATGACCAGTCAGCCCCCCCTGCGCGCCGTGCTGTTCGACCGCGACGACACCATCGCCTACACCGACCCCGGCGTGTACCGCGAGGCCGCCCTGTGGGCCGCGCAGACCTTCGGCCTCGACCCGCGCGAGGTCGGGGCGGGCATGCAGGCGCAGTGGCAGGAGCGCGCGTTCTCATGGTGGCACCTGCGCACCCAGGCGCAGGAAGACGCCTTCTGGGACGAGTACAGCCTTGAACTGGCCGGGCGGCTGAACCTCACGCCCACGCAGGCGGCGCAACTCTCGGCGCGTTACCCGTACGAGGCGTTCATGAAGCCCGTCCCGGACGCCCGCACCGTCCTGGAAGGCCTGCGCGCCCGTGGCCTGCGCCTGGGCGTCCTGAGCAACACGCTGCCCAGCATCGATCGCACCCTGGCCTTCCTGGGACTGGGCGACCTGATCGACGTGGCCGTCGCCACCTGCGCGGTCGGCATTCACAAACCCGACCCCGGCGCGTACCGGCACGCCCTGCACGCCCTGGGCCTGGACGCCCCCGAGGTGCTGTTCATCGACGACAAGGCGGAGAATGTGGACGCCGCCCGCGCCCTGGGCCTGCACGCCGCCCTGATCGACCTGAAAGGCGAAACGCCGGACGCCCTGCACAGCCTCGGCGAGGTGGCCGGGCTGGTGGACCGCATCGGCGTCGCCTCCCCCACCGCCGCCGCCCGATGA
- a CDS encoding alanine--glyoxylate aminotransferase family protein — MFEDPYTEHVLLTPGPTPIHPRAQQALMRPMLGHMDPEIFALNTEIQADLRAMYGTTDTTFTALLAGTGSLGMEAGFANLVESGDEVLVCANGSFGRRMADMAARYGANVRLVTAPLGEAINPDDVAAQMNGVQMVAVVHGETSTGVLNPVPQIAQIARQHGALLTVDAVTTAGMEPFHMAEWGVDYAYTGAQKCLSAPPGLAPVAISDRAMARYHARRTPTPLWYCDFEGLRDYWERHTYHHTVPVNLHYALHAALRAALDEGMLNRKARVQHVGQAIQTALAPLGFTPYVQRPEDRLPTVLALRLPDGFDDAGVRRALRERQISVTGGLGATAGLIWRLGLMGETARPAPYRALMDALEDLLGVQGLTERFNEALEPVPA; from the coding sequence ATGTTCGAGGACCCCTACACCGAGCACGTCCTGCTGACGCCCGGCCCCACCCCCATCCACCCCCGCGCCCAGCAGGCCCTCATGCGACCCATGCTCGGCCACATGGACCCCGAAATCTTCGCGCTGAACACCGAAATCCAGGCGGACCTGCGCGCCATGTACGGCACGACCGACACCACCTTCACCGCCCTGCTCGCCGGGACCGGCAGCCTCGGCATGGAGGCCGGCTTCGCCAACCTCGTCGAGAGCGGCGACGAGGTCCTGGTCTGCGCCAACGGCTCGTTCGGACGGCGCATGGCCGACATGGCCGCCCGCTACGGCGCGAACGTCCGCCTCGTCACCGCCCCCCTCGGCGAGGCCATCAACCCCGACGACGTGGCCGCGCAGATGAACGGCGTGCAGATGGTCGCCGTCGTGCACGGCGAGACCAGCACCGGCGTCCTGAACCCCGTCCCGCAGATCGCGCAGATCGCCCGGCAGCACGGCGCCCTCCTGACCGTGGACGCCGTCACGACCGCCGGCATGGAACCCTTCCACATGGCCGAGTGGGGCGTGGACTACGCCTACACCGGCGCGCAGAAGTGCCTCAGCGCCCCCCCCGGACTGGCACCCGTCGCCATCAGCGACCGCGCCATGGCCCGCTACCACGCCCGCCGCACGCCCACCCCGCTGTGGTACTGCGATTTCGAGGGCCTGCGCGACTACTGGGAACGCCACACCTACCACCACACCGTCCCCGTCAACCTGCACTACGCCCTGCACGCCGCCCTGCGCGCCGCGCTCGACGAGGGCATGCTGAACCGCAAGGCCCGCGTGCAGCACGTCGGGCAGGCCATCCAGACGGCGCTGGCCCCGCTGGGCTTCACGCCCTACGTGCAGCGCCCCGAAGACCGTCTGCCCACCGTCCTCGCGCTGCGCCTCCCGGACGGTTTCGACGACGCGGGCGTCCGCCGCGCCCTGCGGGAACGGCAGATCAGCGTCACGGGCGGCCTGGGCGCCACCGCCGGCCTGATCTGGCGACTGGGCCTGATGGGCGAAACGGCCCGCCCCGCCCCGTACCGCGCCCTGATGGACGCCCTGGAAGACCTGCTGGGCGTGCAGGGCCTCACCGAACGCTTCAACGAGGCGCTGGAACCCGTTCCCGCCTGA
- a CDS encoding metallophosphoesterase family protein, producing the protein MRLAFISDLHGNIHALTAVKRFLSEHIVNQVIVVGDLVGYGASPGPVIDFVKREGWVTGLGSSDMRVAMELGDRADRKGVADQVLGWTKKMLAPEQVDFLRRLPPGGRITTPIGRVRYFHGSPHDPEARLDLMAQERELEALAETLGARVVVVGGSHVPFVRVIGETTFVDPGSVGLTLNHEPGADVAIVDCVGRKPKVSLHKVTYDFASSAFDIMAWNLPPVIADVIRTGRMG; encoded by the coding sequence TTGCGACTGGCCTTCATCAGCGATCTTCATGGGAACATTCACGCCTTGACTGCGGTCAAGCGTTTTCTGTCGGAACATATCGTCAATCAGGTGATTGTGGTGGGCGACCTCGTCGGGTACGGCGCGAGTCCGGGTCCGGTCATCGACTTCGTGAAACGCGAGGGGTGGGTGACGGGCCTGGGGTCCAGTGACATGCGCGTGGCGATGGAACTGGGGGACCGCGCGGACCGCAAGGGCGTGGCGGATCAGGTGCTGGGCTGGACGAAGAAGATGCTGGCGCCCGAGCAGGTGGATTTCCTGCGTCGCCTGCCGCCGGGCGGGCGGATCACCACGCCGATCGGGCGGGTCCGGTACTTTCACGGCAGTCCGCACGATCCGGAGGCGCGTCTGGACCTGATGGCGCAGGAGCGGGAGCTGGAGGCGCTGGCCGAGACGCTGGGCGCTCGGGTGGTCGTGGTGGGCGGGTCGCACGTGCCGTTCGTGCGGGTGATCGGCGAGACGACGTTCGTGGATCCCGGCAGTGTGGGCCTGACCCTGAATCACGAGCCGGGTGCGGACGTGGCGATCGTGGATTGCGTGGGCCGTAAGCCGAAGGTGTCGCTGCACAAGGTCACGTACGATTTCGCGTCGAGTGCGTTCGACATCATGGCGTGGAACCTGCCGCCCGTGATCGCGGACGTGATCCGCACCGGCCGCATGGGCTGA
- the lnt gene encoding apolipoprotein N-acyltransferase has product MPAPALAALLGLTLAACGLPLPWSFLTALPLAALLGYAAAAPTRRGVTTRLFWAGFGYFALHLWWLGAFLHQLLGAAPLVVVLFALEAAFLAVMAAVAVTLTRTPTGRVWALAGGWVILEWLRFLGPLAFPWPTLGYTLLPTPAIQIADLGGVLLGSVLVAFTAASLAHAWTGRQQQGRRPLIPTVLAALAWAAALGYGATRTPGDGPEQPMRVLRTTFDAFGRASGGLTAQEQFSVQTAASLNRPPGSVIVWSEGAISSPGTRPAPGQTIPAFPGPGISGIGGDEPLTPPGPDPIRQPATYRQFNTVASLDAGGTIQSLSAKARLVPFGEEFPFRPILGPVYRVIETSLGFTLASMTPNPNPTPLTLNGVLYGAYICYDSVFPWVARVLANGGAQVLVNPSNDGWYQGWGVQQHFNMGRVRAIETRRWVVRSVNNGVAGTVNDLGQPVQTVASGQEIQALDVRPKLLNGTTTYMRLGDWPALMLALLMVAYGVRQDRRRSSRPS; this is encoded by the coding sequence ATGCCCGCACCTGCCCTCGCCGCCCTGCTCGGACTGACGCTCGCCGCGTGCGGCCTGCCGCTCCCGTGGAGTTTCCTGACCGCCCTGCCCCTGGCCGCCCTGCTCGGGTACGCCGCCGCCGCACCCACCCGCCGGGGCGTCACAACCCGCCTGTTCTGGGCGGGGTTCGGGTACTTCGCGCTGCACCTGTGGTGGCTGGGTGCCTTCCTGCACCAGCTCCTCGGAGCGGCGCCGCTGGTGGTCGTGCTGTTCGCGCTGGAAGCCGCGTTCCTGGCCGTCATGGCCGCCGTCGCCGTGACGCTGACCCGCACGCCCACCGGCCGCGTCTGGGCACTCGCGGGCGGGTGGGTCATCCTGGAATGGTTGCGTTTCCTGGGGCCGCTCGCGTTCCCGTGGCCCACCCTGGGGTACACGCTGCTGCCCACGCCCGCCATCCAGATCGCCGACCTGGGCGGGGTGTTGCTCGGCAGCGTGCTGGTCGCGTTCACCGCCGCCAGTCTCGCTCACGCCTGGACCGGACGCCAGCAGCAGGGGAGACGCCCCCTCATCCCCACCGTCCTGGCCGCCCTCGCCTGGGCCGCCGCGCTCGGCTACGGCGCCACCCGCACGCCCGGCGACGGTCCCGAACAACCCATGCGCGTCCTGCGCACCACCTTCGACGCGTTCGGCCGCGCCAGCGGAGGCCTGACCGCGCAGGAACAGTTCAGCGTCCAGACCGCCGCCAGCCTGAACCGCCCACCCGGCAGCGTCATCGTCTGGAGCGAAGGCGCCATCAGCTCACCCGGCACGCGACCCGCACCCGGTCAGACCATCCCCGCGTTCCCCGGCCCTGGCATCAGCGGCATCGGCGGAGACGAGCCCCTCACCCCGCCCGGCCCTGACCCCATCCGGCAACCTGCCACGTACCGGCAATTCAACACGGTCGCCAGCCTCGACGCGGGCGGCACCATCCAGAGCCTGAGTGCTAAGGCCCGCCTCGTCCCGTTCGGCGAGGAATTCCCGTTCCGGCCCATCCTCGGTCCCGTTTACCGCGTCATCGAAACCTCGCTGGGCTTCACGCTGGCCAGCATGACCCCCAACCCCAACCCCACACCACTCACGCTGAACGGCGTGCTGTACGGCGCGTACATCTGCTACGACAGCGTGTTCCCCTGGGTCGCCCGTGTCCTCGCCAACGGGGGCGCGCAGGTGCTGGTGAACCCCAGCAACGACGGCTGGTACCAGGGCTGGGGCGTCCAGCAACACTTCAATATGGGCCGCGTCCGGGCCATCGAAACGCGCCGCTGGGTCGTCCGCAGCGTCAACAATGGCGTTGCCGGAACCGTGAACGACCTCGGGCAACCCGTGCAGACCGTGGCCAGCGGCCAGGAAATCCAGGCACTCGACGTTCGCCCGAAACTCCTGAACGGCACGACCACCTACATGCGCCTCGGCGACTGGCCCGCGCTGATGCTGGCGCTGCTGATGGTCGCCTACGGCGTCCGGCAGGACCGCCGCCGGAGCAGCCGCCCGAGTTGA
- a CDS encoding tyrosine-type recombinase/integrase: MTQSIQAYTGDRLAQARALAGLTDEALRVRAITAARDKAFEDLWALTLAYLSSDTSAGVKLSPHTLRAYRKGVEVLVEHADANAWNLLHPGRREPSLFVASLTASGLKPATVQARVAAAGALYRALRWAGATDADPFADVKRPKDRTKGVVKNPPYRADFVQAMLAEADVQEQVLLLLLTHAGLRIAEALAVEWEHVDLGRRRLLVAHGKGDKARIVPLSARLREALGALQAGRVAAPGSGGRVLSFRAYSTAYERLQRLAQRCGMVQEFRGFHAGRKYAGTQLYAAVKDFTRVAGFLGHEQVDTTRRYVELPEDDLDDVVEGFR; encoded by the coding sequence ATGACCCAGAGCATCCAGGCGTACACCGGCGACCGCCTCGCGCAGGCCCGCGCCCTCGCCGGCCTCACCGACGAGGCCCTGCGCGTCCGGGCCATTACCGCCGCGCGTGACAAGGCCTTCGAGGACCTGTGGGCGCTCACGCTCGCGTACCTCAGCAGCGATACCAGCGCCGGTGTGAAGCTCAGTCCGCACACCCTGCGCGCCTACCGCAAGGGCGTGGAGGTTCTGGTCGAGCACGCGGACGCGAACGCCTGGAATCTGCTGCATCCGGGGCGGCGCGAACCGTCTCTGTTCGTGGCGTCCCTGACCGCGTCGGGCCTGAAGCCGGCGACGGTGCAGGCGCGGGTGGCGGCGGCGGGCGCGCTGTACCGGGCGTTGCGCTGGGCGGGCGCGACGGACGCCGATCCGTTCGCGGACGTGAAGCGCCCGAAGGACCGGACGAAGGGCGTGGTGAAGAACCCGCCGTACCGGGCGGATTTCGTGCAGGCGATGCTGGCGGAGGCGGACGTGCAGGAGCAGGTGCTGCTGCTGCTGCTGACACACGCGGGGCTGCGGATCGCGGAGGCGCTGGCGGTCGAGTGGGAGCACGTGGACCTGGGGCGGCGGCGGCTGCTGGTGGCGCACGGCAAGGGCGACAAGGCGCGGATTGTGCCGCTCAGCGCGCGGCTGCGCGAGGCATTGGGGGCGTTGCAGGCCGGGCGGGTGGCCGCGCCGGGGTCGGGGGGCCGGGTGCTGTCGTTCCGGGCGTACTCGACGGCGTACGAGCGGTTGCAGCGGCTGGCGCAGCGTTGCGGGATGGTGCAGGAGTTCCGGGGGTTCCATGCGGGTCGCAAGTACGCGGGGACGCAGCTGTACGCGGCGGTCAAGGATTTCACGCGGGTGGCGGGGTTCCTGGGGCATGAGCAGGTGGACACGACCCGGCGGTACGTGGAGTTGCCGGAGGATGATCTGGATGATGTGGTTGAGGGATTCCGCTAG
- a CDS encoding diacylglycerol kinase family protein, with protein sequence MTADPRTPTADPQVPSSLRGKRILVIFNPKSGSGDSELPEFIQLLRGAGAEVTERELQKDTPMADYVGDIESFTYLVGAGGDGTVSSLAYATRYRNVPMLAFPAGTANLIAQNLDLPTDAAGLLQIMEGAHSLRLDMGEVEVKGETSGFCMLAGAGADATMIKDSEELKGRFGAMAYVMSAMKQINPKKTTFHLTIDGEKREFEGIGVMIANFGMANYRLPITSDISPSDGRFTVILMKAGNLVRFLPNLIDSVRAKLNLGDPMFSGNLETLEARRVTVDAVDPFPLQYDGELHVETTPFEARILPGAVRFLTAAKKDDVET encoded by the coding sequence ATGACCGCCGACCCACGCACCCCCACCGCCGACCCGCAAGTTCCCTCCAGCCTGCGCGGCAAACGCATTCTGGTGATCTTCAACCCCAAGAGCGGCAGCGGCGACAGCGAACTGCCCGAGTTCATCCAGCTGCTGCGCGGCGCGGGGGCCGAGGTGACGGAACGCGAACTGCAGAAAGACACCCCCATGGCCGATTACGTCGGTGACATCGAGTCCTTCACATACCTCGTCGGGGCCGGCGGTGACGGCACTGTCAGCAGCCTCGCCTACGCCACCCGCTACCGCAACGTGCCCATGCTGGCCTTCCCGGCGGGCACCGCCAACCTGATCGCGCAGAACCTAGACCTGCCCACCGACGCCGCCGGACTGCTGCAGATCATGGAAGGAGCCCACAGCCTGCGCCTGGACATGGGCGAGGTCGAGGTGAAAGGCGAAACCAGCGGCTTCTGCATGCTGGCCGGCGCCGGCGCGGACGCCACCATGATCAAGGACAGCGAGGAACTCAAGGGCCGCTTCGGCGCGATGGCGTACGTCATGAGCGCCATGAAACAGATCAACCCGAAGAAAACCACCTTCCACCTGACCATCGACGGCGAGAAACGCGAATTCGAGGGCATCGGCGTGATGATCGCCAACTTCGGCATGGCCAACTACCGCCTGCCCATCACCAGCGACATCAGCCCCAGCGACGGCCGGTTCACGGTGATCCTGATGAAAGCCGGGAACCTGGTGCGCTTCCTCCCGAACCTGATCGACTCGGTCCGCGCCAAGTTGAACCTGGGCGACCCGATGTTCAGCGGCAACCTCGAGACGCTGGAAGCGCGGCGCGTCACCGTCGACGCCGTCGATCCGTTCCCACTCCAGTACGACGGCGAACTGCACGTCGAGACGACGCCCTTCGAGGCGCGCATCCTGCCGGGAGCCGTGCGTTTCCTGACCGCCGCGAAAAAAGACGACGTCGAAACCTGA
- a CDS encoding IPT/TIG domain-containing protein: MTVTPVLIKVSESAARGGTVTIQGRYLGGPSTGRVRLGADERGQGGFLFPASAVKSWTDSEIVLTIPADAPVGGSWLFVEVAGRQSTGLQYSVRQ; encoded by the coding sequence GTGACGGTCACCCCCGTGTTGATCAAGGTGTCGGAGTCGGCCGCGCGCGGCGGGACCGTCACCATTCAGGGCCGTTACCTGGGTGGACCGTCGACGGGCCGGGTCCGTCTGGGCGCCGATGAACGCGGTCAGGGCGGCTTCCTGTTCCCGGCGTCGGCCGTGAAGTCCTGGACGGACAGCGAGATCGTGCTGACCATCCCGGCCGACGCGCCGGTTGGGGGTAGCTGGCTGTTCGTGGAGGTCGCGGGACGTCAGTCCACCGGCCTGCAGTACAGCGTCCGTCAGTAA